Part of the Uloborus diversus isolate 005 chromosome 2, Udiv.v.3.1, whole genome shotgun sequence genome, AATCTTGAATTGTGTGAGGTAAATAACTTTCTAGTGATTCAGCAAAATATATGCTGCAAACTAACACGAAAATAAATGTTCTCACTGCAACTACAGCTGTAGCGGGTCcctgagaccccccccccccccctctctcaaaTCAGTGTTTGGTATCTTTCTTGTTATGCATTACAGAAATTTTaagatatatgaggcagtgagaagcaaatgggtgtcagtggacattttcaagttttgagtaaaatgtgtttaaagataacatcctaggtagactttcattgaatttcttttctaaatcatgctgtatagcagcaactaccagggctactagtaccatctcttgccccaagacagaggagaggatcATCTACCATgtgtacaggttatctccaaatttttaattttgccacttacatccctttgcttcttccTCTCTGCCTCATATGggaaattaataatgttatttgcattggaatagGGGAATTGAAAAtatccgcataagaggggtgtccgctcttgaagggtgtccgttaggagggttttacagggttcgtacgggtcatggaaatcctggaaagtcatggaaaaaaataacagaatttcagacctggaaaagtcatggaaaattgaattttcattgaaagtcatggaaattatttcaagtcatggaaaaatgtcctggacaaagagaaaggaacagtaactaaaggagcattagaaatcttgagtgatttaacagtatagcacataaaagctattacaagtggaaaattgaacgatccaaaaaatcaaatctgagttttgaaatctcattgcatccacttctgtcgcagccgcttgccattttttgcgatgtggttttactgcctggacatcatttattttgaattttctgttattttcaacacttcttgtgtttcatattctgtagtagcaaaatttcacgttcttagtttaccacgcccactcaaaaaaagcaattctgTTGCATGCGAATTCGATTCCATCActtgtaagaactttattattaaatttttcagcgtttatcttaatttgttgaatgttttagaaaatgtagATATTAAGTGAGGCgacagaatacagaaaaagaggaattcgtatgctctaaaacagtagtgcccaacatacggtacgcaaaactaatccatgctacccgctgctacgttcaatgtcgggaattaaacgtgttctgaaatttctgtacctattaatttatatgcatttgaaaatgcaaatttgtaaacaaaacaaatatacttttgaatcagaagattgattcattactgaatgtttttttcaaaaaagatctggtttggaaacataaagaactaaactatgtggctttattttaaagaaccaaaatactgtcaagttaatgtggatgattaaaggcactgttgacactaaaaggtaacttttgaagcaaatttattgaaacttaatgatgactcattcaacctttgtcccattcaacatcattctgcctgttaaaaaaaaaaattatacatttaagcatcatcatatttgcttcactgcatttttactttacttaaatttatatgataaagacaaataagaatagtttagtgttttaagtgtgcacttatattttttccacaacgagtatgcttcaatgaggctgtgggacgttttgctaatgctcatttccaaatattaccaagtttgagattaaatagtgctattctcttcgtataacgaggtcatgaaaattttcattgaagtcatgaaaaagtcttggaaaagtcatggaattttttcatccaaatagagtatgaaccctggttttactgtattataaaaGCTATAATATGAGCCTGTTACTGTAACTCTGTTTCAATTTCAGAATTCTATTGTGGCTACTTCTCAGTTGTTGCTTATTGGTTATAATGCTATTGATGGAAAGCCATATATAATGGCCAAGATCgatattgaagaaattttaacTCCAAATATCATGGTGTATGAGGTAATTTCTGAAttctaatttttgatttatttgcatcgaattaaattttaaacactatttgtagTAATTGGGATGATTGTTTGCCCTATTTTATTGTAGTTAAACCCTAATTTTATGTCCTCCGAATCTAAGTTTATcctgtatttaatgttttttcatcaGGTTGTCCCATCATCAATTGTGCTGCTATGTACTTcccattttttacattttttataacccAGTTCCTTGAGAATGGCTAAAATAGGGGTTTCACTGTAGCTATTTTTTTGCCTAAATTATGTTGCcttatttttctattctttttttaacttcctatttaatttttgctattaaaaaataagtaaaaaatgtactgcttaagattttttttcccccattttggAGTTTTCATCTGTTTGCAATCTGCTCAACTACAATTTTTGTACATGTTTGGCCAACTATATTGCTCTCCTTTTCTCTTGGTGCTTGAATCATCAGCCTTACTGATATTACTTCATGGTTTTTGTTAGAGGTTACGCAAGTCACGTGGGAACTCCACAGACTTAGGCTGAAAGGAACTAAATATTCACTGCACATTGATTTGGATACATGAGTAAGGAATTCATACAAGTAAACAAAGATCTGAAGCTTATACTATAGAATAGCCAAATACACTCATTAAACTAGAGATGAAATTTTTTGATTCATGAAGTTTTACACAGGGACAAGTTAAGTGCTACTTTTATAGATCTTTGTCTGCAGTTAGGAATTCAAAGATCCAAATGGGCTGGCCAGATTATAAGATTAAATAAAGAACgatcaacaaacaaaattttttggctACACCAACAGCAGTTAGAACAAGGATCGACCTAACATCAGATAGGTTGATTGCCTTGATAAGGATTTTTCTATCATTAAAGTGAAAAATTGGCAAGCCATGGccaaaaaattggaagaaaattgtTGAGAAAGCCAGGGCCCACTCAGGGCTGACGTGCCACAGAGGAAGGAAGGAAGTTTGCAGTTTGAAATGCTTTAGGTCCAAGATGAGTGATTCAAACCAGCATTGCAatccttatttttatatttttctcatcaACATAACCCTCAAGGCAGCAcagatttgatttttgcccagcaaaaaaaaaaaatatttattttaaagaaaattctttttgagcaatcacgattgcttattgttctcatttgactgtttttggcgtccgtgcctttttcaacttggaccagcgagcaacaccgcccaccgtcctctgcaggcagcgcggcgcggctgctccgctcCTGAGCTATCCGTTTCTCCtgctcggaggcgtccatgtcctacacacacacacacacacgcctacgtgcatacacacaggtttacgcacacacacacaactatgcacacgtaaccgcccaggaggagaggcaggcttggaggggggaacaggagctgtttctagaaacaataactccaatgagtagggtcctgtctcagttcgtgattgcgaaaaacataatttgaattctgaattcaaattaattctttttttcttttgagttttgATTCAACAGGGTACTACTGCTATGTAGATCAGATAGTCTCAAACATAATTCTGTAATTAGATAGGTGAAACTTTGTACATGCACAAGGCTAGtgcttcaaatttcaatatttaatactTTCTAACTCGCCTTAATACAACTTTTTTATTGCATGTGTTGAATAACTAAGTGCACTGAtgaatcaaaactaaaaaaaataaaaaaataaggtttaaaaaaattaaaaaaaacccctcaaaacaaataaaaaataatttgtgcattagagaattttagaagaaaatccTTACCAgaagaaaaagatttttcctaGAAATGTGAAAATTTGTTTTGGTTAAAAATTGGGAACTAATAGAgagaaataagaaatatttttacgtgAAACAATGCAAATaccatgtaaaaattttatgaattttgatCCTTAAATCTTTTTTGTTCACTTAAGTCTTTGTGTAAATACTTGAatagtatatatttttatgtttcttttcttAACTTAAAACATCCCTGTATAACTTTTAAGCAGTCCGTGTTTAAATTTGATAGATTTTTACATAACAGAGTTTTTGTTGTGAAATTCATTTACACCTTTGAAGCAGCCATTAAGGCTAAGGCCCCATATATACGAGCCGAcccatcagcttaagatcagccattttggatcagagcGTGTCTTTGAGTGGTTGACTtttcgcgtttggtgattgttcactgtgagcaattattagcggcacgtgaatactttattgaataaaatattattttcagcaaatttggcgaaatccgaaattttgctgtggtaacccaagcagtgcaacaatgaaaaatccgatctaAAACGGCTAAACTAATGCTGATGCaccggcctatctatatagcggctctaattaAGACAAAAGTCATGgtaaaaaagagtaatttaaaatagatttgaatatcttaatattttaccatttcagtttttttttcctacaatatAGGCTAGAGTGTTAGATTTTAGCAGTACTGTCAACTATATTCTACCTTGATGGTTTGAGACTCGAGGCAAATGTATTCATGTACATTGGCTCGCAAAGATGCTTGTTAAAGCATAGCAACTCCTCCCTCCAGGTTTCTGAGAATCTGTGCCTCACCCTCTCTTTAGGTTGCAATGTGTGGTTTATTTACCGTAAAAACAAAACTGAgagttaaaattaactttttaaaaaaagttttagatattggaatattttgtgaaaataacattcatttttagtattttttcaggTAAAAGTGGTTTTTGCACATATATTGTTTTTTCTCTCCgtacctttttaaaattaatttttcactttttataggTCATGAAGCCTTCATGTTTTACAAGATTTTAGACTCTTTATGCACATGCTTAAGGAAGCAGCACAGAAGGGATTGTGCTAACTTTAGCACTGATTAGATGGAGTGTGAACGGATCATTGAACGGTTTTAAGGAAatatagtaatatattttttatttcagttctaCCAAGTTGAATTAGTTAAACTGCaattaattaaactcaaaaatttaaaaaaaaattgacaaaaatgaattttttggaagtaatttgtaaaagttaatttttcccCTTTGTTCTAAATGTAGAACTATTCTTGTGAGATCACTCATGAGCTACTATTAAGTTATTTATGGTCGTAGAACTTGTGCTCCTTCTATAAGCATATTTAAAGAGTTTCTTTCTGATGATTTCTGTTCAATTAATGGAATATTTCCCCCTTATTGCTTAGTGGAGTAGGtaaactttttcattaattcaaAGTAAAATCTGTATAATCTATTTCcatatatttgtttttgttaatgATTTTGTGCTTTCATTGCAGAGCACAAATGGCCTCTGTATTGTTGCCAGTAGCTGTAGCTCTCGGATTCAATTTTTCTCTGTTGAAAAGATACCAATCACAAAAATTgctgaaatggtattttttaaattattgctattTGGTGTTTGCAAATTGTcttgttttttgttatttaagtaaatttttcaaagttattacATTAGtttatattgcagtaaaaactgttgaatgatattttttgttttcttgtccaaaacattttgaagagaaggcatttcttattcacaaataaattatttgagtctatttttacttcactctagatagtaatttatatttatataataataatacagtagaaCATTTATTAACCAAAGTGATAGGGACTAGTTATTGTTTGGTAAATGGAAAATTCCAGATAAAAGGGAGCACTTAGAAAATTGTAGTCAGATTGACCCAGGGACGGCAAATAGGAGTCAAGAGGTGCGGTcacacccccaaatttttcagcAGAATATTAGAAAATGGGTGAACTCAATTTATGTAAGTTTGAAAggattgttcattaaaaaaatatcgctcgttctcagtaactatttgatgaaactcgacacattcccagactagaaaaagtgtttttcgtatttggatgatgacttagaaattcatgaagtatttttcggctttttcagaatatagaaccatggttaattttaactaaagaagacatttcatataggctaaatattcatacttgtgtgcccagtgtaacgatagCATGTTCAATATGAGAGGgccgtgcaaagtggtgtggctgcatggttttcacaagaaaattccttgatattttacattcacttttgtgttccttttttaagtgtatatttattttatgagtgtccattgctttcttctgctagaaacacgtttcagctgttcggtgcattatatgctttcatagcagcttcttaaaaatgcatgtgataatcttactactattatatatgcaaaagtttgtctgtatggatgtatggatgtttgttactctttcacgcaaaaatactgaacggattttcatgaaactttacaataatatagcttatgcatcagaataacacatagggtagttttcgtcccattatggggggcaaaacccccttaggggggcaataaaacaattttcgtataaattctataatatggggatgaaaaaatacttgcacatattaacattatatgtccatcgaaagctctgatttttctgctgaagatggcacctgttccaaatttctaagtagaataaaatacgagttatgagctttttagttccatgttcaaaggctttccttaactcaatacaatatttagtgtatcatctcaactccctgtcgataacgactattgttgtattgttgactatctttgcttttcgtgattgtttaaggcttttctcaagtcaaatcttgaagtaagatttttgcacaagattggcaaataatacatggatttggctgatttttttccattttaatgcaactttgaggcaattattggttttatttatttgtattgactgggtatttaatcgatcagctggaatctagccaaactttttttgtggaatcatttcaatagctaaggcatttggcattttttttcaactgttgctgtttttgaagctaaagactacgcaatactgttttctcggttttcaccatgtaaccaaatatcgccatttctttaacatttctttctttaaatttgttaacacgtaaaataattcgccaactaattcgcaaattcataaacagcgcaaaaacttccattactttgtctttgcacacaatttcgaacaatagccaaatttttactgtttattggaaacatttcgggtagcatcattgttgaccccattttgggacgatttctacggtaagaagttacacattatacaataatttaggttgccggtgtagcgctggatattatgtatttgatggagatctggattataagggaactgtttcactttatttaagaatagtcgACCTCACTGGAATTGGATTTTTggggaattacccaaactgacttctttacaactcctgaacattttcatgatttattttttgtgatttttgggtttcttctcagttttgccaacatttcatttacaccctttccccctaattttcagttttaatcataccttttgatacatttaagggggcaggcaatttgaaatgtcggcgaaactagagacaaacaatgttttagtaactatttgacctctgcctgtaatgaccattaacttgaatcaattgaaaaaaaaaaactacatcaacgtgagcgaagccgagGGCAAAAGCtagttgaataataataataataataataaatctatcaacaaataccttttatggggccatggctgccacacttccgtccaagggacggaattccgtcttttcaaaaatttcggccatcggattttttttccatgttcaaaatgatttttatagatgaaagaaatctttaattttgaatctctcactctcaaaaaaggtcttattattctgaggacaaaaaactggCCGATCTGCTAaagtagctgtttttttttttttcaaaaaataacttaataagttactcaatctgttgatttcaaccattcttttcttaatctggaaaattttgttaaagtttttatcacaattcaTTTTATGGCCAAGAATCTCagacctgaattttttttaattactattttttttgtatgaaatatgaactatttatgtaacatgaactatacaATCTGAAGCATTTTAtctgcagtagcaaatagtatgtttattttattttattgagtaatcatgattgcttattgctttcatttgactgtttttgacgttcctttgatttttcccagcgccaccctccacaccatcaccgtcgaaGGGCTCCTCACAATGCggcacctctagcgaaagtcgtctccaggttgcgtccatatgctacttacacgcatacagacacacatacacgcacatacatacacctacacacatacacaaacacatacacgaaCATACATAcaattacacacatacacaaacacatacacgaacatacatacacctacacacatacacaaacacatacacacacatacacacaactacccacacacgcatgcctgcacacagacacaaacacatatgcctacacatacacacacatacccccacacacaaacacacacgcttacatatacacacacattcgtgattgcgaaaaacataatttgaattaaaatgacaaaattcaaattattattattatttaattattaggttctttttctacttttacttcctaaaaatcttggacaatgatatgttatttttttatttaggctgtaatttttacttaatcttacaatttggttatactatatagttacagcatcaaaaattagcattatatatgtcgaaaacatcaaacaaactaagcgctaacattttggtgtcgcgaaatggagccacgtgcttttcagtcctggccaatttcTAGAGTGTCACCCATGTATGGGGcactataattatgcaatctcggagtgacacaagatggtctttaaGAGTTAagaccataaaaacatttctctataatttcaaagcagtgatttgacgactggaaaaATTATTGCGAaccgattctttcaatggtgaaaaagttcatgccctttagcatgtatgacttcgtttgaatttttattcaatttgtttgtattgaggaaagttttgaaaaatgctttactctattaaaacatcttcaatccgctacccttaattttcggattATTAAAGCCATAGTTCAacctacaattgatctgtgcaccatactaccacagttcaatctacaattgaaaatagattttacccTCCAAGCCAATTTTGAAAAGGcaccaaaaaaaaagacaaaaatccacatgatgtgaagtcaaacatttgattttttaatattttgtatgaagtaatagattcagtttcgaatgaaattaacacaagatttgatgataattagttttctgtatggttggctctatattatctggattgggttttgaaaacgaaaaaaaaatgtttcaattatgagtaacattttagcattaaGCAAGAAATTTACAAGCAATCTACCGAAAGTCCGTTATTACATtaagagactgcaatttcgtccttgttatggactcatcattctggaatagtgaataacagagcaggaggaagatgacatctcattgaagctgaaagcgCCGAAGAGACTAAATTATTCAATGAGTAAAAactaagcccctcacaatttttgaagttgctagggtgattttgaagagcaagatataataagtgttttcatacataactttgttacttcaattattttttaacaattccaATCAGcttagctagtagagaaagattttttttatgtctaaCGAGGTTAagttattttcgaagcacaatgggcaaaaaaaaaatctcttttagctGTCCTGGCAAAAcggcacgacactgggcactgatagattttagtaacacgattccctgctcttctgaattccaaaagtcatgcattaaaacttttacaaaactcagttttaTCAGTGTCATGTAGAatacttataaaaaaatacatttttgtaagTATTCTACATGAAGCTTATTTAGGCTAATACCTCATCCTCCCACTGAAGGATTTTAATATAAGTTTTGGCAGTTTAATATGTCAATAATTCTCTTAATATATTGTTTATACATACacataaacatttcttttttacagtGGTGTGCTAATTCATTAGGCACATACcaatgtgtttaaaattacatgtaaaaGACTTATAATTGCGTTTTATTCCAGTCTTGTACTAGactggagaccccccccccccctttcatggAACAAAAGCtgaagtttttgcaaaaaaaaaaaaaaaaaaaaaaactttatctgaCAAAACTGACATTTtcttcttgaaaataatttttgagctgCATTAATATTTCCCAAGTGCCAACGgtgtattttgtagttttatgaaATGTTACAGAAAATGAATTCTTAACTTTTACTTAAGTACTTCGGTGAATTAAATTATGTTACTCCTGTTGGACTAAGAATTTTTACTGCTTGCGTAACAGCTTTTAGTTTTGTTTAACATTTATAAGCtttctaatttaatgttatttgttttaacttatttttctagGTTTTAGAAAAAGGAAAGGTACCTAAAGGTATTACAATCAGTACCTTCAACCGTACAAAACTGTTATGGTTGCTCAGTGGACAGTCCTGTGAAGATTGCACTGCCTCCCTTGCTATACCAGATGATGGATATATTAGCTGCAACATGACATTTAGAGTTATTGCACTGAAGTCACTTTTAGGTCCAGAGAAAAGATTTATAGTGCAAGAAAAAGATTTCGCAAGTTGTTTCGACAGCCGGAGAAATACTCTCAAGAATCGATTTTGTTCTGAAAGTCGTATCAAGCTCCCTGAAAGAGTGATGGTGCCTGAAAGCGTTCCTATAAAAGCAGAAACttctccaaaaattatttcatctAAAGCTAGCAAATCCTCCAATACTGATGGTGTGACCATCGAGCCTGTACCTAAAaaagaattttgtgaaaaagctgTAGAAGCAAATTTAGATAAATTAGAATCATGTAATGAATTAGAAAATGACGACAAAAGTGTCCTTAGCTACTATTCTGCCGAAGAAATTGTGATGCCAAAAAAGGTGGTTGAGGTAAATTCATCAAGCAATGAAGATTATTACAGTATTGGTCAGTATTCTTCAATGAGAAGTGGAAGCACATTACGGGCTAATGCGGAAAGGAAAATATTCGACATTGAGAGATGCGTTTTAGACATGTTTGAGAAGCACACGTTTGAGCTCAATGATATAAAAGCTGAacttaaagaattgaaaaaagttgtttcagGGATTTCTGCTATGCATTATGGTACATTGAGTTGCGCAAATAGTCCTTCAAATGCACAACTTATATGCCATATACAAGAATTACAACACAGTGTTCATgttgtagaaaataaattggacAGCATGACCATGGATATCAATTCCAGAATGAAACATCAAGATCGAAAATTAAGTGAAATAAGAAAAGAATTGAATATTCTGATATCTAAAAACTCTTAAGAGATCAGATTCTATCTAGTCCTGAATATTTAAGCTCAAAACATGTAAATAAACTACTAATCAGCACCATATCTCTTTCATCATTTatggaaagaaataaagaaaagtagAATATTTTACTATATAGAACtttattcagtatttttattatcaaaattattcaaaagatttatgaaatgtaaaacaaGTTGCTTAAATCCATCCCAAAAGGCTAACGGCAAAGTGTCCAGTAGTGAAAAGAAGTGTCAGCATTCCAAAATGCATAAACATTCCCCTATAGCGTTTCTCAGGAtctaaaaaatagaataatttgtcacataacaaatattttataatttattatgaaTGAAGTAATcaaaaatgtaggaaatttagcGTAGAAATACTTGATAAAACGTTTTCTGAGTGCTAAATTGTGCCAAATCAgagtataatattaaaaattacatttataggCATTAATCAGAAAACTATTTACATTTGAGGAATTGTGAAATAAATCATACCTCCAGTTGAATAACCTTTTGCATATGCTATTCTTCCTAGAAGGTAAACAACTCCAGCACAAGCACTTAATTTCTATAAAAATGCAAgcataaaaacacatttattagcATTTCAACGTTAGATACAGTATTCTTCATTACAGATTGATggaaaatgagaatttttactTACTGGATAGGACAAACCACCACAGAGTAGTGTAAACAAAAATTGTGGATAGTTTTCCAGACTGAAATTagaaatttagttaatttttcatTAGAATATTTGAATGGTATAAAAGTTGGAAATACTTACAAATTTCCATGTGCTCGTTGTAAACAGTTGAAAACATTGTTAGTATCACTGTACATTATAGGGTactggaagaaaaacaaaaatcaaaatttatgattgaactcttttttttcttctcatgaaATTTGATCAGTTAATTGATTTAACTTcctaaaaattgttcaaaaagttGACTGCCTCATATTCAGTGATTGTTTTCTAGTCATAGAAATTATAATgttgataaataaatatatatatacatatatatatatatatatatataatgtagaTACTTTGAAAccata contains:
- the LOC129217272 gene encoding WD repeat and coiled-coil-containing protein-like; the encoded protein is MDVGCWLLKTTSANLLKNCVNPVWGLLYTDGASIFLLPISSVDDQSYLLPKVLKLENVGLIHDISCSSCYLDRYYVAVLTSSEAGLKISVYEAIESETNGLFCNGNEAYICGNPLPQGQGLAWHPLSNVLCTICQNEAFIFNNDTKKGALEKIKSFSGTERFTSCCWNYSGSLLIFATNSKLLFYNFTYDPTDPCEPVFSFVIGRVCSLETVDQTRLLCAIELPLSDVMRHQVENISHDASAPSSLEHVTNNSATSNSIVATSQLLLIGYNAIDGKPYIMAKIDIEEILTPNIMVYESTNGLCIVASSCSSRIQFFSVEKIPITKIAEMVLEKGKVPKGITISTFNRTKLLWLLSGQSCEDCTASLAIPDDGYISCNMTFRVIALKSLLGPEKRFIVQEKDFASCFDSRRNTLKNRFCSESRIKLPERVMVPESVPIKAETSPKIISSKASKSSNTDGVTIEPVPKKEFCEKAVEANLDKLESCNELENDDKSVLSYYSAEEIVMPKKVVEVNSSSNEDYYSIGQYSSMRSGSTLRANAERKIFDIERCVLDMFEKHTFELNDIKAELKELKKVVSGISAMHYGTLSCANSPSNAQLICHIQELQHSVHVVENKLDSMTMDINSRMKHQDRKLSEIRKELNILISKNS
- the LOC129217273 gene encoding microsomal glutathione S-transferase 3-like; its protein translation is MAMFVSLVGTSSIFISLWHGIRVGMARKKFGIKYPIMYSDTNNVFNCLQRAHGNFLENYPQFLFTLLCGGLSYPKLSACAGVVYLLGRIAYAKGYSTGDPEKRYRGMFMHFGMLTLLFTTGHFAVSLLGWI